The window TCTGACAGGCTGTTGCATTTCTGCACAGCACCTTTAATTACTGACCACGATTACTGAGGTAAACTCAACTCCAAACTCATCTCTttcataaaaacagaaaacttcAGTGGCTTTTCATCTTGATCCCCAATTTTTGGcttttaacaaaaataaataaaaagtctcacctccttcatctcctgACAAACAGCGGCTTTCTCTGATTGGTCATATCGCCCACTAGTCTGCTTCCAACTTTGTAAAACTGCCTTCAGTTTTTTCCAAGCCCTGAATGACCACACAGACTATCAATGATCGATCGTTCACGAGTAATCGAACATTCAAGATGCACGGTTAACTTCTTAccggagctgcttcctgtcctcttGGTATGATTCCATGTCCTGCTGGATGCTGAGCAATTCTGGGATCAAAAAAGAAGCTGGATCCACTCTTTGAGTTGGTCCCCTATTTTCTCTCACGCGGATGTCTTAAAGAAACAGATAAAGCATGACAGGTTTGACAGGGTTTCAAACAAAAAATCCAATTGTAAAGTAATTTATCATTCTTTAAACCAATATAAGAAAGAATCATGTTAAGTATTACGCTGCTATCATACTTGGAAATGCTGAAGACTGTGagaaactggagctgctgccctccaccaactgaacacaaagaaaataaatttaatTGGATGTTATTACCCCTTAAAGTTACAAGAAGTTACAATCTGAAGTGATATCTGACTAATCATCACCAGTACAtcagatctgctgctgttgagTGTGTGATGTATGGAGCAAACAGGATGGAGGTGTGACCCCGCTGGTTCTGGAGGAGCCGTGGTGTCAGTGAAGGCTGACTGATCATGCACACTAAAAGCAGGaaagaacattttattgatttcatgTGGAACTGCTGGGCTGGATATTAATTATATGGGAAGAAAAACGGCATTTATACTTTGCCAGTGGAGACTCCAGTAGACCCTGTGCACGGTGGGCCAGtctgcaaacaaacagaaatggaACTCAGACAAGCGCATGGATGCAAAGCCTGTTTCAGACACCTCACGGCCTGTGTGCGGCTCAAACTTACAAATTTCGGAGCTCTTTAAATTCATCTTCTTGTTCCAATGAGTCGGTGGGAGGAATGACTGTCCGCTCAGGCGTCATACAACCGAACGTcacgctcttcttcttcttctgtgggtCCTCTTTGAGCTCTTGCACTGTGTTTGGTTTACAGAGTGCCCTCTGCTTCCAGCGCAGAACACAGCTCCGGACTACTCTGTGTAGACGCCTATGTGATCTCTTCTGAAGGCAGAGAGACTCCTGTCCACAGATAGCATGTATGATGGCACAAATATGTTGTGTATTAGTGAAGATATTAGTACATTATCTAAAGGCATGTTGTATTAATGTCCTGGACACCTTATAATACTGAGGGTTGTCATTTTACCCATTAATATCTTTATACTGACTAATCCCACAGGTAGCTACCTGCTCTTGGCTATCTTCAGCTGGGCCTGCTGTGAGGTCCTTCATGTGTGCAGCAGAGGTGAGACAACACTTCACATCTTCCATCAGTGGCTCTCTGTCAGTCCatgcagctccagctgcctgTTCTTGTTTTAGCTGCAGTTCTGTGACCCACCGCCTCCATCCACATAACACCTGTAGCATTTTCACCAAGACAACCCCAAACCAGAATATCATGAAGTAACAAACACTGAAACCAATGGAAACACAACACATTACAAGTGGAAACACTTATAAGCTCATTAAAAAGTCAGATTTGGATTTAGAGATGAACTGTGACAACATACATCCACACGATGGGCAACGGCTTCTCAATTATCGGGTGAAATGAGCAAGAACACTGCTGCTTCTAATGAAGCACCTTATTCTGAAGTGAGAGAAGAATGTGCAACAACTGATACCTTGGCCTGGAGAGTAAGGGACCAGTGCCAGAGTGCTCGCTCTGTCAGCTCAGCCTCTCTCCTTCTGTGTTGCAGCTTTgaacaggaaggaaaacagtGAAATCATCTATAAGTCAAATAAATCGAACCACATGTATAAATCTAACAGCCAATATTTGTTACCAAATCTTCTCacttccctctttctttctttttaaaaatctttatcATGCTAGTTTGTCCAGCATTACTCAACCCAAACAAtttggttttttaaataatgCCTGGTAGATATTTCACAAGCACTGCAACACTATTCAGCCTGTCTCCTGCCTAAGTGCTGCTCTATACAGCAACCAAAAATTCTCCGTGTAAAATCTATATTAAGAGACAATTAAAAGATGTAAAAATGGATACAATATTCAAACAAACCTTTACTTTCCACAGATCAAAACATTTCTGGTACATCTTTAACCTCAGCAGAAACATTCCCTGTCGTTTCATCACCTATGAGATAATCACATTTGTAAAAACATGGTTTAGGACAAGGAAATCTTCAAGGACACCTCACCAAACACTAAAGAGGAAGCTGAACCTTATTTGTATGGAACTGGTTGTGATGCTCATTCCATGTTTTCATGGCTTTAGAAAGGAGTTTGGACTCGTGGTGCCATCTTGCTCTTTCCATGTTTGTCTTCTCTGAGCGAGCATGTGCAGCTTCCTCCTTCCACTGTCTGAAGCACTGCAGCAGCCGTACTAACCAAACAAAAATACTTAAGTATAAAACAACATCAACTTTATGATAATGAAATCTGAGACAGAGTAAGAAAACAGGTTTCCAGTAACAGAAAAATATAATTTAAGGGAAGATATTTTAGCACAGtatgaaatatttgttttttgtgcagAACCATTATAATTTTTAAGTGCTAACAAGTGGGTGCATCAGCACTCCAACTAAACAAAATTAATTATTTCAATTTATGTCGAAATGAGATCTGCTGTACCTTTATTTTGGAACATCTGAAACCTGGTCAATGCTTCCCTCTGCTGGCGACAAGCTGACACTGCAGACGCTGTCTCTTCTCTCCAGGCAATGAACACCTtgacaagaaagaaaatgagtAAAGTGTTCGCTTAGGTAAGAATAAATATAGATTGTGGCAGCTGTTTCACCTTGAATTGAAGGAAATATTGATAATGGTTCTGTGCTTCCTGCTCCATGAGCCTGAATTCTCTCTGTAACATTGCTTTATCCCTCCAAACGGACATCACATACCTAGGCAAAATTGAAGAAGATGAGGTAAAGCTTGTCCTGATCATTGAGATCATCGAGGGCAACAATCAATGGACAAGGGATTTCCTTACTGATGTATGGGTAATGAGTTCAGAACATGTTTTCCATACCTGAGAGTGTTTTGGGCTTGCTGTCTGCATAGCTCTGCTGTGTGAGAGCTGAACTGATGCACTCGAAGGCAGCATTTCTGTAAATGCAACACATCACATTTAGATTTCATTTATCTTAAGAAACTTCATGAATATCAAATGCTGAAGTAACTTCCATGCCACAGATGCAATATTAATCACTTTATCTTCATGGTTATGTTGCATCTACTTTCATTTAGGGTTTTTTGCATCTATTCTGTCTTTATATTAAAtcttgagatttaaaaaaaaaaatctttcaggTAATGCTTTTCAGAGTGCTTAGAGTAAAACAACTGAGCACTTTAAGATGTTTTCCCTTCTCATCCACAGGTTTCTTTGGTTGTGAAACCGTGATGGGAGGCCCAGTTTCTTTAGCTCTGGTGAGGTTTACACTTTAGGGGTCCACAGGGGAAGAAATAAACAAACTTGTCACTACGAGAGTCTTTTGAAACACTTGGGCCAAGGTGTGACACATACAAGGGACCAAATGAGCAATCGGTGATCACCTGGTACCGCACCGAAGGAACTGTTAATCAGAACAAGACAGTGGTATCCCTACGTTATTAGCTTACATTATGATTCCAAAACTCCATATTTTTTCCACAGAAGGTGGTTGGAAAATTTTGTGgcaaaaagggaagaagaaagaaaattgaTAAAGGTTGAGGACAATAGCTTATAATCATTTTCAAGTTAGCCTCCCGATACCTTTCTTTGCGACTCAACACTCTTTCAAACCTCCATCGATGTAATTTTGACAGGATGAGGTAGAGACACACCTTGTCCTAGGTGCCACTAACAATGGACTGAATGAAATGATCTATTCTCTTTGGTGTTCATCCAAGGTAGTGAAATGTCTCCTTCCAAACTCACCTGTTTACATTTTCCCACAGCCCACTTCCTGCCATGAAGGCCACTCTGATGACAAGCCTGCTGGCCCTGATGTCTCCTGCCATGCAAAAAGTTTAAATTGTATTATGAGCAGCGTGTTCACCTATCTCCTTTCAGCATTTGTTTTACCTGTCTTGTATTTCAGGGCTGTTTTCTTCCCACTGGGTTACCGTCTTGCAAAGCAGTGTGTCCATGTACAGCTGGGAGGAAGCAGTTTGtctctcttttgtctctctctgtctgtcatttaaCTTCTCCTGCCATCTTCTCCAGGCTCTCTGCAAGTGATTCCGCTCTTCATGCACAACTGCCTGATAAGGTGATGTTAGTGCCTGACATCAATGGCATGCAGTTAAAACTGTTTCCATCTGCATTTGACCTACTATTCTCTCTGAAAGCATCTGATCCTTATGCGTCTCTGTATGAGCCCACCAGGTGTAAAATACCCAAGTTCGCAAACGCTGCCTGGTAACGTGATAAGCAAATAAATCACAAATCAGCCTTAAAGTGATAAACGTAATTCAAGCATGTACAAATCAGGGTGATAAACTCACTGATTATAAACATCTGCctgatgttttctctgtttgtgaAGCCTTCGCTGCAGCGTTAACTCAGCCCAGGTTTTGAAACATGAGGGCAACATGTGTTCGGCAAAGTAAACATCCGCTTGATGACGCAGTTCCTGCagaaaaatatgtttgaaaTGCAACTTAACAGCCTGAAgccacacaaacactttcatttACTTCTGCTAAACTGTAGATCCTGATTATATGATTAATAAAGAGAATAACTACAAATATGTGCCTATTTCTTTTCATCTAGTCCCCCATCAGCAGTAAATGAAAAACACCTGCAAGCGTCTCCTTTCACCCAGCTTCTCCCTCCATTGATTAAAACAGCTTCTCTGGAGACATGTGCtgttaagaaaacaaaaatattcaaCTCAAAGCAGTTTATCTACCTTTAATGTGCAATTTGTTAATGCATCAAACCTAAAAGTGCAAACACTCAATTTATTCCTTTGTGTTAAATAGTAACAAGAAACATCCACTATATTAAACTGAAGATGGAGGCACCGCCCTCTTGTGGAAATTCAACGTAGGGGCAATGACGACtgacaaaaacattttcaaatatgGTTTCCATCAATTTATGTCAAGTTACTTCCTTTATAGGCACGAGCTTTTAATAAAGCTTCCTAACAATACTACTGGACAGTTATCAAGGCCTAGATTAAATTGATTCATCTTagaaaatgtgataaaaatgtgatttaaaatatGAGAGGATCATGGGGAGCCCCAAACGTATGTAGTCATCTTTTATTATTCTGTTAACAGTCCATAATTAGCTTACATGGTCAACCACATATTTGCCACATTACAACTCACTGCAACTGTTTCTGATGAGGTGAGCAGGTGTAAGTGCATGTTCAAATAGCTGCATGATAACTCTGCTTCAAATAACTTTACCATTGCAAGATAATAAAGCTCATATACAAAATAGTTTAGGGTCATTTATTTTGCAAAGGGTAATACACGAAAGAGCTCTAAAAAGGTCAATGTTCAAAAACGGAAAAAGAAAATTACAGTACCTGTGCTCGATCAGTGCCATTTCTCTTAAAGGTTGAAAATTCTTATAttcagcctcctccagacaATCCTGCCACAGCTTCCAGCGCTCATCTAACATCTGTCACACAAACAATACATCCTTAGGGCCTTTATGAACTCCAACTGTGTGATGCAGTTGGTGGGAGGACTTCTCAGCATTTATCCTGTAGTCTGACACTCATGTTGGAGAGCAGTATTGTTGTTCAGCTGATGAGTTTTTATCCAACTTGTGTTATtagaaaattagaaaaaaaaagagagactaCAGTACATGTTTGTGATGTGCAGTTCTGCCTGACAGTATACATTTTATGTTTACAAATGcttaggcttttttttcttaccCTTTGCTGTGAAGCTTGTCTCTGTTTCAGAACCTGTAgattctgatgctgctgcagccttttctgCCACACGTGCCATGCTGACCTAATTGGTTAAAGTGTAAAGTTAAAAGCAATTATCTACTGTGGGTAGTTAAAGATAGATTTTTAATATATAGAATGATCCTACTGAAGAGTTTTAAGCCTTTTCAGATCAAGTACGGATTCAAACATTCTCTTCTTCATCCGCATCTCTTTTAAAGTTTCCCATCTGTTCCATGTCAAACGCAGCAGTTGCCTATGAGCTTGTGAAGAAAATAGGATGTGTTCCAAAAATTGTGTTCATCTAGtacaaacaaaacaacttaATTTCAATCATGCTATCGTTGCTTGCCTCAAACACTTACCAAATTGCACAGCACAttgaactttgtttttcttttccttctgcaaagACACGAAGGTTCGCCAATGCTGGAATGCCAAATTATAGAGATAATACCTAAAACCCACAATTTGTGTTATAATTCCTATTTTACTCACGAATCTGCTGTCTGTGAAAGGCTGGTTTGAACTGTGTTTGTCCAATGTTAATGTACCGGTACCTGTAGTGACAGTCGGCCAGTGTTGTCTGGCACCACTCCTTCCTGGATGTCCACCACTCATCTTTCCAGCTTCCGAAGGCTCGTCTCAAAACCACACTTTGGTGGTGGGACCTGCAGCGTGTAACCGTTAAGTCAGGTGGAACAAAAACCATCTTATTTTAGGAAGCTTTAAATTCTACGTTTCAAAACAGGTGTAGCTTGTGTTACTTGGCTGAATGAGGAAGAATTCTTCCAAAGGTCTTCAGCATCCATATCTTCAGATACTTCCTTGCCAAGTGCCTGTGGAAGTTAATTGATTACATGCATTACATGTATTATAAACGCAGAAAGATTACTTACAGACTGGTTACGTTTttattagttccttcagtcttCCACCTTTGTTCCAGCCATATTCATCTCGGTAAGGAATCTTTGTGGCGGGACCTTTGCGGACTTGTTTTAATTCGTCAATAGAACTGACTGACTGAACGGTTTGTGTTCTTCCTGAATCTGCCCTTTTGCTGTTAGACTGCATTTTATGTAAAGGGAAACTGGAAACATGGATACAGAAGGGTCGAATTGGATGGTCACATTGGTGGCAAATGCTACAACCTGACAGGTTTCCGACAGTTTAAACAGTTGTATCGCGCCCTTGTTATGCTAACCACGTGAACACATAAGGTGCGTTTCGCTTGTTGTTGACAGTCAACAGTAAGTGACCAAAGATCCCTACGCGCAGCATAAAAGCCACTCACTTACGCGAAGACAACAAGTGTGTTATAAAGCTGTTTAACAAGTATTTCTTTCAGGCTGCAATCGAGAAATGAACCACGTGTTACAATATTtacaagctgtttttttttacatattatCTGAGCGGCGGGCAAAATTCGTAAACGCAAACCATAGGGTCTTTGCAGTGTCATAACAACTTGCGATGTAAAACCGGGTAATCCCGTGCGGGCGGCTCCTCCGTGCTAAAACACAAGCGGCTGAAAAAGGCTCGGACAGAGAATTGAATCAGGCAAACCCCTCACAATAAAAAGCTGCCCAAAACGTTGCCTCCAGACCGGTGTAAGTTGATGGCAGTTAATCAACTAACAATGGAAATCTAAAGCTTAAGGGGGTTAATTAATTTTGCATTAAAATATGTAGTTATTTAATTACAGATGTGGCACGCGACAACCGACACGCGTTTATAAAGTATTTCTCCAAAGGCGCATTGGGCACATTAAAATCTTTCCAAGGACCTTCTTAAAGCGGTGATCAGGGGAAAATTGCTCCTACTACGACTTAGAAAACAGATAAAGAGCAGACAATTACTCCAGTTTATGCAGGCTCTGTGCGAAATAAATTTATTATCCCGACCCGATTTTTGTGTTTACCTACCTAATATACGCTGTGTTTGCTAAAATTAGTGCAGTAACTCAACCGGCTTACATTTTGGTACTTGCGGGGTGGGCTTTATCCCATTCCCCAGCTAGTCGGCTAGCTAGCTAAAGGTGCTAGTAAAGCTAGCTATCTTACTAATCTACCAGCGGCTGGTCGTTTGAAGGCGGAATTCGAATTGAGTAAGTTGATTGTTTGTCTTTCCAAACACACTGCATGGCTTTTAAAAGTTAGAGGTTTTATCCGACTAAACCCATGTAGATTTTACTGCGGTTAGGACGCTAGCTCAGGTAAGCTCCAACAATATCTGAAAGAATTATTGGGGTGAGTGTTTCATATTTTCAATGTGAcgagtttctttgtttttggtagTTACATTGacgtttgtatttttaaaatcttgttcTTCAAGCCATGAGGATTGCGTCAATTAGCAAGTTAGTGTGTGGCTGTTTTCAATTAGGTTGATTGAGCGAAATAGCCTTTCCTAAATTGTTCTATATCTATTTTGCTAAAGAGTTCAACGTCATTTTTGCTCTGTAGCATTTGTCTATGTTAATTTCCTTGTTTTACGTTGTATAATCGACACGATATTTGTTCTCCGTAAACTTTTGGAAATGTTTTCAGTTTCCACATAGGCAAGAATTGATGATTCCTCATTTCACAAGAACCAGACGAATAGTGAAAGGTTTGAAACATCCAGTCGACACCAACTAAATTGTGGATGGAATCATCCTTGTTTCCCCCCAGAACTGCTTTCGATTGGAAACGTTTGTTCTGCGTCTGACTCGGTCATGGAGAATGATACTTGTGTGGAAGAGAAGAGCTGTGACGGGCCCACGGCCGTGGACCCTGTTAAACAGCCAGTCTCAACTGCTCCTTTCAGATATACCAAGGTGAGGAGAATTGAGTCAGGTTAAGATTAAATTCATGCTTTCCtaatacaaatttaaaaaataaataaatatatatatctcTATACAGGAGGAGCTTCTGGAAATAAAAGAATTGCCTATTTCAAATGAAAGACCCGAGTGTCTCTGTGAGAAATATGACAGGTAAGAATGTATTAATTGGATTTAGAATCTTCCACCACTCAAAATTTGTATATTAAAACCTTTTAAGGGTTTGAAAGATCACATGTGACAGTGTTTAAGATGAGATTTTAAGTAGTGCCCAGTCTAAGTATGAAATGTATAGCCCTTGGATGAAAAAATATCTTGCCCTCACACCTGAATGGGATGGCATActtgcatacatacatactgtacatacatacaGATTACACAAATAATTGTATTTCACTATTTTGATCAAGTGATGGTGTCTGGGACCCTGAGAAGTGGCATGCCTCTCTGTATCCCACATCAGAACGAAGTTCTCCAGTGGAAAGTTTTAAGAAAGACTTTATGGATGAGAGAGTTACTTTAAAACGAAGAATCCCAGGTAAGTATAGTTGAACTCACCCTCATTCAGGTTTATATACAATGTACAGTTTATGTTTaacttttgtgttttaaatcgTGTTCAGATCCCCGTGAGCGTTTGAAGGAGGATGATCTAGATGTAATACTAAGCCCACAGAGGCGCAGCTTTGGAGGGGGATGTCAAGGCACCGTAACACTTGCTCCCCACAGTCGCCGCCCAATCAGCCCCTTGGAAAACAAGGAGAATGAAAGTCTCCGCCTTGGGGCTGCGCGCAGAATCGGCAGTGGCCGCATAATAACTTCACGAGTCTTTGAGAGAGATGCTCGTGTTGACAAAGAGAGGGAACGTGAGAGAGACCTCAAGGATAAAAGATTCCGGGTTGGTTTCAGTTGTCTTCCATCCAGACTGAACTAGAAagatttgctgtttttgttacttttttttttaaccatagtGCTGCTCATTAGTAATCTCCAATCAAGTTGAAGCGCAATATTAATTTGTCTGATTTCCTTGATGCATATTTCTGAAAAGTACAATGTGAATCTCTGTTGTTTCAGTATTTTTGTTAATGTTTTCTCAGAGGGATTTTGGTGACAAACGTGTGTTCAGTGAAAGGAGAAGGAACGACTCCTATGCTGAAGAGGAACCAGAATGGTTCTCTGGAGGACCCACGAGCCAGTCTGAGACAATTGAACTCATTGGTTTTGATGACAAAATTCTGGAGGATGATAAACGCAGGTCCAAGCGTTCAAGAAAGAAGCCAGAATCTCTCAAAGAAGGCATGccttatttttcatattttaaaatcaAGCATAGTGTTATTTTGGAATAATGGTGGGGCGCATCATGTCAGAAGTTTAAACCTGTGAAACTTGCCGATTCTGTGCAGCTGTGGAATATAATGGACAAGCTGGTGAACAACATGGTTTACGATCCTCTGCTGATCAAGAGGTTCCTCACCCTGATGTACTGCCTGAGCAGTCAACTGGAGACTTTGACTTTAATGAATTCTTCAACTTGGAGAAGACCATGCCAGGGCTGGCCTCTGTAAGTACCGGGAAGCACTGTGGGGGTTTGGTGTTGGGTGAAAGTTTAATAGTCACAAATGGATggtatttttaaaattcttcatGCAGTATTCTTTTCCAAGTCTAACAGTAGAGGTTTTCAGATGTAGCTAAATCCTTACTCAAATTGCTTTCCCATAAGGAAAAATAGCGTTGTCAGTGTTATAATGCAACACATTTGAACTGTAGATTTGGAGAAAATAACCTCTGCTGTATTGGCTTTATCTTGCATGTTCAGGAGTTGTGGGATTTGTCACACACTGGTGCCCTTCTAAACCTGTTTACTAGTGTACTAATAATGGGGCTAGTAAGCAATTATCAGAGGTATCAATTAAAAATTTATGCCCATCACTACAGCCTTGAGATCTAAAATATTTGATGGGGAGGGAAGCGATATGGAATAAAGAAATTTTGAATAAATAGGCACACAAAGCATTTACCTATACAGGCTTCACTTATCTAGCAAATTTTGTGCTAGATGGAACTCCTTTAACGTAAGTATGATCTTGGACATTAGATCCTTTAGTTTAGAAGTTTTGATTCACTTGCAGACTTTTCTGTGTCCTTTTTAGATGATCGAGGATGTTTTGGGGGAGGGTCCTGTATCAGCCAGCCGATTTAGCCAGTGGTTCTCCAGCACTGTAAGCCCATcaggcagcaggtccagcagcctGAGGTCCACTCCTCATGAGGAACTGGAAAAACTTGCTGGTAAATGATTTAAACATCACTTATCATATTGTCAGTTTTCCTGATTCCATCATCCACTTCTGCTGTTGTTCTTGTGCAGTAATTGGAGAACAAACCACAGCTGATGACAAAGATTTGTCAGTTTTTCTATGCAGTAATGATACTCCGACACCACTTAAGCTTGCATATTTAAGGGACTTTAATGTTAATGGCGGCTGtgattttcctgtttgttccaCCCATTACATCACAACTGTTGAATTCATAGTTTTAGGACAGCCATGATGTACTAGTTCATGAAACCATTGAGGTACTGCTGTGAGAAAGATGATTACTCTCATGGCTTAGAAATGTTTGCCACGCTGTTGATCTTGAAAATGCCTaaaattatgtttttaaaaCATCAGAAATGATTGCTGTGTGACTAGGTTCTGTTGTCATTCTTGCATAGCGATTATCAAACCTCAAAATGGCCGTGATGAATGTCTCTAATATTGCTTCATTCTCATCTCAAGGGCTTGAGCCATCGTGCAAATCTTTGCACAATGGCCCAGCCTCATACTTCACACCTATTCGATCAGAAGGTAGAGAGAAGGTGGAcattctggagctgctgcacaagGCCAAAGTAGACCTGAAACCTCTTCTTTCCACCCTCTCGGTCAACAAGGCACGACTACAGGAAAGTAGTGAGTGCCATTTTAAGAAAATTTCAGTTAAATAATGGCGGTGTAGTCTTGTGTGCATTGACATTTTATCAATAGGTGGTTATTTTGTCATCTTGTAAATTTGATTctgtggaagaaaaacaacttgTAAGAACGCCCAGCCTCAGGGTGACATTTTGATTTTGAACCACTATAGAGCTGGATCTGTTCTGGGAAAGCTTTTgaaattgacaaaaaaaaaaaattttttatttttgtcatgaCTACAATGCTGGGGCAGAGGTCCATATTATGCATTGCTTTTAGACACCAAGATGTTGAATTTCAGGGAAAATTTTAGGGTCATCGGCTTTGCTCTTCATATACATTTACTGGTAATGCCAATAAATGGTGCAAGCCTTAAAGGAACTTAAGTCTAATCATTTATCTTTCTCCAGCTAACTGTGGAGCAGTACGCtcactggaggaggtggagggagagatgaaggGGATGAAGCTGGGCTCGGACCCACATGTGCGCAAGTTGCCGCCTTCCCACAGGGGAGATGGAACACCATTCATGGCTGAACATCTAGAGGAAGCTTTAACAGGTGGCTCCACTGTCCGTACGCAGCTGCGTGACTCTGACATGTCAGCCTTTAATAAATTAGTCAACAGCATGAAGGCAAGTGGAACTCTGCCTACTCACcccaaaatcaacaaaaacaatGTAAGTATTATGGCTATAATGGCTAATTTGCATTGGAATTAGTAATGTTAAGTGTGTCCTGAGCTGTTTAAACTTAACCCAAATTTTGTAAATTTAATCATTGAAGTTTAAAGTGATGGGCATAAATTTGAtcaactatatatatatatatatatagtgtgtgtgttatggAAAATATGTTTATCCAGTGTTAATATTTATAAGTCTCTCAGTGGGGTTGTAACTATTTGAGATTCCAACCAAGTTTTGTGGTAAATATCCACATTTTATACTGGGTGTTCACTggctgggtggtgtgtgtgtttatggtgtGTATTTGCTTTAATTCCCTTTCTTGTATTTTTTTGTCCTTGCATTGCATCAGCCTCCGGATCCAGCTGTGGTCACAGTCTCTGATGCTCGGttgcctccacagcagcagaaaaatatACTGCAG is drawn from Takifugu rubripes chromosome 19, fTakRub1.2, whole genome shotgun sequence and contains these coding sequences:
- the sfi1 gene encoding protein SFI1 homolog isoform X2, whose translation is MQSNSKRADSGRTQTVQSVSSIDELKQVRKGPATKIPYRDEYGWNKGGRLKELIKTHLARKYLKIWMLKTFGRILPHSAKSHHQSVVLRRAFGSWKDEWWTSRKEWCQTTLADCHYRYYLYNLAFQHWRTFVSLQKEKKNKVQCAVQFAHRQLLRLTWNRWETLKEMRMKKRMFESVLDLKRLKTLQSAWHVWQKRLQQHQNLQVLKQRQASQQRMLDERWKLWQDCLEEAEYKNFQPLREMALIEHSTCLQRSCFNQWREKLGERRRLQELRHQADVYFAEHMLPSCFKTWAELTLQRRLHKQRKHQADVYNQQRLRTWVFYTWWAHTETHKDQMLSERIAVVHEERNHLQRAWRRWQEKLNDRQRETKERQTASSQLYMDTLLCKTVTQWEENSPEIQDRRHQGQQACHQSGLHGRKWAVGKCKQKCCLRVHQFSSHTAELCRQQAQNTLRYVMSVWRDKAMLQREFRLMEQEAQNHYQYFLQFKVFIAWREETASAVSACRQQREALTRFQMFQNKVRLLQCFRQWKEEAAHARSEKTNMERARWHHESKLLSKAMKTWNEHHNQFHTNKVMKRQGMFLLRLKMYQKCFDLWKVKLQHRRREAELTERALWHWSLTLQAKVLCGWRRWVTELQLKQEQAAGAAWTDREPLMEDVKCCLTSAAHMKDLTAGPAEDSQEQESLCLQKRSHRRLHRVVRSCVLRWKQRALCKPNTVQELKEDPQKKKKSVTFGCMTPERTVIPPTDSLEQEDEFKELRNLLAHRAQGLLESPLANVHDQSAFTDTTAPPEPAGSHLHPVCSIHHTLNSSRSDLVEGSSSSFSQSSAFPNIRVRENRGPTQRVDPASFLIPELLSIQQDMESYQEDRKQLRAWKKLKAVLQSWKQTSGRYDQSEKAAVCQEMKELEERIARLSAELAKEKPRILLHAERIQHLQTVLRRHSVLTASH
- the sfi1 gene encoding protein SFI1 homolog isoform X1; the encoded protein is MQSNSKRADSGRTQTVQSVSSIDELKQVRKGPATKIPYRDEYGWNKGGRLKELIKTHLARKYLKIWMLKTFGRILPHSAKSHHQSVVLRRAFGSWKDEWWTSRKEWCQTTLADCHYRYYLYNLAFQHWRTFVSLQKEKKNKVQCAVQFAHRQLLRLTWNRWETLKEMRMKKRMFESVLDLKRLKTLQSAWHVWQKRLQQHQNLQVLKQRQASQQRMLDERWKLWQDCLEEAEYKNFQPLREMALIEHSTCLQRSCFNQWREKLGERRRLQELRHQADVYFAEHMLPSCFKTWAELTLQRRLHKQRKHQADVYNQQRLRTWVFYTWWAHTETHKDQMLSERIAVVHEERNHLQRAWRRWQEKLNDRQRETKERQTASSQLYMDTLLCKTVTQWEENSPEIQDRRHQGQQACHQSGLHGRKWAVGKCKQKCCLRVHQFSSHTAELCRQQAQNTLRYVMSVWRDKAMLQREFRLMEQEAQNHYQYFLQFKVFIAWREETASAVSACRQQREALTRFQMFQNKVRLLQCFRQWKEEAAHARSEKTNMERARWHHESKLLSKAMKTWNEHHNQFHTNKVMKRQGMFLLRLKMYQKCFDLWKVKLQHRRREAELTERALWHWSLTLQAKVLCGWRRWVTELQLKQEQAAGAAWTDREPLMEDVKCCLTSAAHMKDLTAGPAEDSQEQESLCLQKRSHRRLHRVVRSCVLRWKQRALCKPNTVQELKEDPQKKKKSVTFGCMTPERTVIPPTDSLEQEDEFKELRNLLAHRAQGLLESPLANVHDQSAFTDTTAPPEPAGSHLHPVCSIHHTLNSSRSDVLLVEGSSSSFSQSSAFPNIRVRENRGPTQRVDPASFLIPELLSIQQDMESYQEDRKQLRAWKKLKAVLQSWKQTSGRYDQSEKAAVCQEMKELEERIARLSAELAKEKPRILLHAERIQHLQTVLRRHSVLTASH
- the sfi1 gene encoding protein SFI1 homolog isoform X3 encodes the protein MLKTFGRILPHSAKSHHQSVVLRRAFGSWKDEWWTSRKEWCQTTLADCHYRYYLYNLAFQHWRTFVSLQKEKKNKVQCAVQFAHRQLLRLTWNRWETLKEMRMKKRMFESVLDLKRLKTLQSAWHVWQKRLQQHQNLQVLKQRQASQQRMLDERWKLWQDCLEEAEYKNFQPLREMALIEHSTCLQRSCFNQWREKLGERRRLQELRHQADVYFAEHMLPSCFKTWAELTLQRRLHKQRKHQADVYNQQRLRTWVFYTWWAHTETHKDQMLSERIAVVHEERNHLQRAWRRWQEKLNDRQRETKERQTASSQLYMDTLLCKTVTQWEENSPEIQDRRHQGQQACHQSGLHGRKWAVGKCKQKCCLRVHQFSSHTAELCRQQAQNTLRYVMSVWRDKAMLQREFRLMEQEAQNHYQYFLQFKVFIAWREETASAVSACRQQREALTRFQMFQNKVRLLQCFRQWKEEAAHARSEKTNMERARWHHESKLLSKAMKTWNEHHNQFHTNKVMKRQGMFLLRLKMYQKCFDLWKVKLQHRRREAELTERALWHWSLTLQAKVLCGWRRWVTELQLKQEQAAGAAWTDREPLMEDVKCCLTSAAHMKDLTAGPAEDSQEQESLCLQKRSHRRLHRVVRSCVLRWKQRALCKPNTVQELKEDPQKKKKSVTFGCMTPERTVIPPTDSLEQEDEFKELRNLLAHRAQGLLESPLANVHDQSAFTDTTAPPEPAGSHLHPVCSIHHTLNSSRSDVLLVEGSSSSFSQSSAFPNIRVRENRGPTQRVDPASFLIPELLSIQQDMESYQEDRKQLRAWKKLKAVLQSWKQTSGRYDQSEKAAVCQEMKELEERIARLSAELAKEKPRILLHAERIQHLQTVLRRHSVLTASH